The Nocardioides humi genome includes a region encoding these proteins:
- a CDS encoding glycoside hydrolase family 3 protein — protein MSRDAAALALQVQLASFAGPSLPPAWADLLAEGLGGICLFGSNLTGSLADAAALVGEIRAARPDALVAADEEGGDVTRLHAWEASPVLGAGVLGAVDSVSLTRRVGAAVGRELAAVGIDLDLGPVADVNSDPDNPVIGTRSFGSDPALVARHVAAWVAGLQSTGVAACVKHFPGHGDTDQDSHLTLPVVGASIDVLRARELVPFAAAVDAGAAAVMTSHLMVPSVDPALPATLSAPVLALLRDELGYDGAVVSDALDMAGASAARGIPEAAVLALAAGCDLLCTGPDKDAGLVRQIQTAIVAAVDSGRLPLSRLTTAAARATLLHQGVGKGGARCEEWSLEVSEMVAAARRACVVEGPLPDLTGARVVSVETEANIAVGPGRWGLVADLTVGGGDPLPTGSLVVQVRDAHRRAEVTAAIAAHPGPLVVVEWGWPGPGPGGSGRRTRGSARAAMGSRRSRR, from the coding sequence ATGAGCCGGGACGCCGCAGCGCTGGCCCTGCAGGTGCAGCTCGCGTCCTTCGCGGGCCCGTCGCTGCCGCCTGCGTGGGCGGATCTGCTGGCGGAGGGACTGGGCGGGATCTGCCTGTTCGGCTCCAACCTGACCGGCTCGCTCGCCGACGCGGCGGCGCTCGTGGGGGAGATCCGGGCGGCCCGGCCGGACGCGCTGGTCGCCGCCGACGAGGAGGGCGGCGACGTCACGCGGCTCCATGCCTGGGAGGCCAGCCCGGTCCTGGGAGCCGGGGTGCTCGGCGCGGTGGACTCCGTGTCCCTGACCCGCCGGGTCGGTGCGGCGGTCGGGCGCGAGCTCGCCGCGGTCGGGATCGACCTCGACCTCGGCCCGGTCGCCGACGTCAACAGCGACCCGGACAACCCGGTGATCGGCACCCGCAGCTTCGGCTCCGACCCGGCGCTGGTGGCCCGGCACGTGGCCGCGTGGGTGGCCGGGCTGCAGTCGACGGGAGTGGCGGCCTGCGTGAAGCACTTCCCCGGCCACGGCGACACCGACCAGGACAGCCACCTGACCCTCCCCGTCGTGGGGGCGTCGATCGACGTGCTGCGGGCCCGTGAGCTGGTGCCCTTCGCGGCCGCGGTGGACGCCGGCGCGGCCGCGGTGATGACCTCGCACCTGATGGTCCCCTCCGTGGACCCCGCGCTCCCCGCCACGCTGTCGGCGCCGGTGCTGGCGCTGCTGCGCGACGAGCTGGGCTACGACGGCGCGGTCGTCAGCGACGCCCTCGACATGGCCGGCGCCTCCGCCGCGCGCGGCATCCCCGAGGCCGCCGTGCTCGCCCTCGCCGCCGGCTGCGACCTCCTCTGCACCGGCCCCGACAAGGACGCCGGCCTGGTCCGCCAGATCCAGACGGCGATCGTGGCCGCGGTGGACTCCGGCCGCCTCCCCCTCTCCCGCCTCACCACCGCCGCCGCCCGGGCCACCCTCCTCCACCAAGGTGTGGGAAAGGGGGGCGCGAGGTGTGAGGAATGGTCCCTCGAGGTGTCGGAGATGGTCGCGGCCGCGCGGCGGGCCTGCGTCGTCGAGGGGCCGCTGCCGGACCTGACGGGCGCCCGCGTCGTCAGCGTGGAGACCGAGGCGAATATCGCCGTCGGCCCGGGGCGCTGGGGATTGGTCGCCGATCTCACCGTGGGCGGTGGGGATCCGCTGCCGACCGGCTCGCTCGTCGTACAGGTCCGGGATGCGCACCGGCGCGCGGAGGTGACCGCGGCGATCGCCGCGCACCCCGGCCCGCTGGTCGTCGTCGAGTGGGGCTGGCCCGGCCCCGGACCGGGTGGGAGCGGGCGCCGCACGCGCGGATCTGCACGCGCGGCAATGGGCAGCCGTCGATCGCGGCGGTGA
- a CDS encoding 4-hydroxy-3-methylbut-2-enyl diphosphate reductase, which yields MTIDLGTPRLLEDAEREVLLADPRGYCAGVDRAVVTVEQALDLYGSPVYVRKQIVHNKHVVSNLESRGAIFVEELDEVPAGATVVFSAHGVSPAVHRQAAERELKTIDATCPLVTKVHREAVRFAREGYTILLIGHAGHEEVEGTAGEAPEQTVLVEHPDDVATLEFPADAKLAWLSQTTLSVDETMETVRRLRAKFPQLEDPPSDDICYATQNRQVAVKEIGATADLVIVVGSANSSNSVRLVEVALEAGAKASYRIDDVSELDEAWLDGVQSVSVTSGASVPDHLVQEVLGYLAERGYPDARPVQTAEETLAFSLPKELHRDLKAAGRV from the coding sequence ATGACGATCGACCTGGGAACGCCGCGTCTGCTCGAGGACGCCGAGCGCGAGGTGCTGCTGGCCGACCCGCGCGGCTACTGCGCCGGGGTCGACCGGGCCGTGGTGACCGTCGAGCAGGCGCTGGACCTGTACGGCTCGCCCGTCTACGTCCGCAAGCAGATCGTCCACAACAAGCACGTCGTGTCCAACCTCGAGTCGCGCGGCGCGATCTTCGTCGAGGAGCTCGACGAGGTGCCGGCCGGGGCGACCGTCGTCTTCTCCGCCCACGGCGTCTCGCCGGCGGTGCACCGCCAGGCGGCCGAGCGCGAGCTGAAGACCATCGACGCGACCTGCCCGTTGGTGACCAAGGTGCACCGCGAGGCGGTCCGCTTCGCGCGGGAGGGCTACACCATCCTGCTGATCGGGCACGCGGGGCACGAGGAGGTCGAGGGCACGGCCGGCGAGGCGCCCGAGCAGACGGTCCTCGTCGAGCACCCCGACGACGTCGCCACGCTGGAGTTCCCGGCCGACGCCAAGCTCGCCTGGCTCTCCCAGACCACGCTCAGCGTCGACGAGACGATGGAGACGGTACGCCGGCTGCGGGCCAAGTTCCCGCAGCTGGAGGACCCGCCCAGCGACGACATCTGCTACGCCACCCAGAACCGCCAGGTCGCGGTCAAGGAGATCGGCGCCACCGCAGACCTGGTGATCGTGGTGGGCTCGGCCAACTCCTCGAACTCGGTCCGCCTGGTCGAGGTCGCGCTGGAGGCCGGCGCGAAGGCGTCGTACCGCATCGACGACGTCTCCGAGCTCGACGAGGCCTGGCTCGACGGCGTGCAGAGCGTCAGCGTGACGTCGGGGGCGTCGGTGCCGGACCACCTCGTGCAGGAGGTGCTGGGCTATCTCGCCGAGCGCGGCTACCCCGACGCCCGGCCGGTGCAGACGGCGGAGGAGACGCTCGCGTTCTCGCTGCCCAAGGAGCTGCACCGCGACCTCAAGGCCGCCGGCCGGGTCTGA
- the rplQ gene encoding 50S ribosomal protein L17 translates to MPKPKKGPRLGGGAAHQRLILSNLATALFEHGRITTTEAKARTLRPYAEKLITKAKKAHAGENPLHQRREVLKVIRDKGVVHSLFEEIAPTFADRPGGYTRITKIGPRQGDNAPMAVIELVTEAYTPSAPKSAKAEPAAEAAPAPVEETADEVVETEETEAAEVEETEAAEAAEVEETEAAEAEAEVTAEAAEEAPAEESDEDADKA, encoded by the coding sequence ATGCCCAAGCCCAAGAAGGGCCCCCGCCTCGGCGGCGGCGCCGCGCACCAGCGCCTCATCCTGTCGAACCTGGCCACCGCGCTCTTCGAGCACGGCCGGATCACGACCACCGAGGCCAAGGCGCGCACCCTGCGTCCGTACGCCGAGAAGCTGATCACCAAGGCGAAGAAGGCTCACGCCGGCGAGAACCCGCTGCACCAGCGCCGCGAGGTCCTCAAGGTCATCCGCGACAAGGGCGTCGTCCACTCCCTGTTCGAGGAGATCGCGCCCACCTTCGCCGACCGTCCCGGCGGCTACACCCGGATCACCAAGATCGGTCCGCGCCAGGGCGACAACGCGCCCATGGCCGTGATCGAGCTGGTGACCGAGGCGTACACCCCGTCCGCGCCGAAGTCGGCCAAGGCCGAGCCGGCCGCTGAGGCCGCCCCGGCTCCGGTCGAGGAGACCGCCGACGAGGTCGTCGAGACCGAGGAGACCGAGGCCGCCGAGGTCGAGGAGACCGAGGCCGCCGAGGCCGCCGAGGTCGAGGAGACCGAGGCCGCCGAGGCCGAGGCCGAGGTCACCGCGGAGGCCGCCGAGGAGGCGCCCGCCGAGGAGTCCGACGAGGACGCCGACAAGGCCTGA
- a CDS encoding extracellular solute-binding protein has protein sequence MRKIEGKLAVRLKKTLALAAVTALLGVTSACGSDTDEPSSGGPDKAEIVVWLNGADTPDAARAWLKKTFEDEHPGSTLTIEQQEWEGLVERLTTALTSADQTPDVVEVGNTQAATFTTVGAFSDLTGDLADLGGDDLLQGFVEAGTADGKTYAVPYYAGSTYVFYRKDLFEKAGITEVPATMADFVTAAKKLKQDSGQGDFSGYWLPGKDWRDGAAFLWDAGGDFAEPDGDGWKATLSTPDSIKGLEAFQDLYTSASGAPADANESDPVTPFCAGKIGMMSRPGWVYGMLTDPESGCPDLAEQVGVFALPGSDGEPAPVLLGGSNIAVSAKSPNQDLAHDVVALMLSEDYQTILAENGLTPARQSYAGKLGDDEFAQATIEAASNAKLTPAAASWATVEGKFVLEDLFSRIAQGGDVTKLAAEADQQIDSELN, from the coding sequence ATGAGGAAGATCGAAGGGAAACTAGCCGTGCGACTCAAGAAGACCCTGGCCCTGGCGGCCGTCACCGCCCTGCTGGGCGTGACCAGCGCATGCGGATCCGACACGGACGAGCCGAGCAGCGGCGGTCCCGACAAGGCCGAGATCGTCGTCTGGCTCAACGGCGCCGACACGCCCGACGCGGCGCGCGCCTGGCTGAAGAAGACCTTCGAGGACGAGCACCCCGGCTCCACCCTCACCATCGAGCAGCAGGAGTGGGAGGGCCTCGTCGAGCGGCTGACCACCGCGCTGACCTCCGCCGACCAGACGCCCGACGTGGTCGAGGTCGGCAACACCCAGGCGGCGACCTTCACCACCGTCGGCGCGTTCAGCGACCTCACCGGCGACCTCGCCGACCTCGGCGGGGACGACCTGCTGCAGGGCTTCGTCGAGGCGGGCACGGCCGACGGCAAGACCTATGCCGTGCCGTACTACGCCGGCTCGACGTACGTCTTCTACCGCAAGGACCTGTTCGAGAAGGCCGGCATCACCGAGGTCCCCGCCACCATGGCCGACTTCGTCACGGCGGCCAAGAAGCTCAAGCAGGACAGCGGGCAGGGCGACTTCTCCGGCTACTGGCTGCCCGGCAAGGACTGGCGCGACGGCGCGGCCTTCCTGTGGGACGCCGGCGGCGACTTCGCCGAGCCCGACGGCGACGGCTGGAAGGCGACCCTGTCCACGCCGGACTCGATCAAGGGCCTCGAGGCCTTCCAGGACCTCTACACCTCCGCGTCCGGCGCGCCCGCCGACGCCAACGAGTCCGACCCGGTGACGCCGTTCTGCGCCGGCAAGATCGGCATGATGTCCCGCCCCGGCTGGGTCTACGGCATGCTCACCGACCCCGAGAGCGGCTGCCCCGACCTGGCCGAGCAGGTCGGCGTCTTCGCCCTCCCGGGCAGCGACGGCGAGCCCGCCCCGGTGCTCCTCGGCGGCTCGAACATCGCCGTGTCGGCCAAGTCGCCCAACCAGGATCTCGCGCACGACGTGGTCGCGCTGATGCTGAGCGAGGACTACCAGACCATCCTCGCCGAGAACGGCCTCACCCCGGCCCGGCAGTCGTACGCCGGCAAGCTCGGCGACGACGAGTTCGCCCAGGCGACCATCGAGGCCGCCTCGAACGCCAAGCTCACCCCGGCCGCGGCCAGCTGGGCCACCGTCGAGGGCAAGTTCGTGCTGGAGGACCTGTTCAGCCGGATCGCCCAGGGTGGCGATGTCACCAAGCTCGCGGCCGAGGCCGACCAGCAGATCGACTCCGAGTTGAACTGA
- a CDS encoding L-threonylcarbamoyladenylate synthase: MARYLDVHPDNPQPRLLQQIVDALQDDALIAYPTDSGYALGCRIGNRDGRDRILRIRGLDEKHHFTLVCRDFSQLGQLVHVDNAAFRAIRAATPGPYTFILPAMPEVPRRLLHPKKRTVGVRIPDHTFVQALLAELGEPLLTSTLILPGETEPRTMGWEIKEDLDHDVDIVVEAGETPAEPTTVVDWSEGAPEVLRRGAGDPDRF; this comes from the coding sequence ATGGCCCGCTACCTCGACGTCCACCCGGACAACCCGCAGCCGCGCCTGCTGCAGCAGATCGTCGACGCGCTGCAGGACGACGCGCTGATCGCCTACCCGACCGACTCCGGGTACGCCCTGGGCTGCCGGATCGGCAACCGCGACGGGCGCGACCGGATCCTGCGCATCCGCGGCCTCGACGAGAAGCACCACTTCACGCTGGTGTGCCGGGACTTCTCCCAGCTCGGCCAGCTGGTCCACGTGGACAACGCCGCGTTCCGGGCGATCCGCGCCGCGACCCCGGGGCCGTACACCTTCATCCTGCCGGCGATGCCCGAGGTGCCGCGCCGCCTGCTGCACCCGAAGAAGCGCACGGTCGGCGTCCGGATCCCCGACCACACCTTCGTACAGGCGCTCCTGGCCGAGCTCGGCGAGCCGCTGCTGACCTCGACGCTGATCCTGCCGGGCGAGACCGAGCCGCGCACCATGGGCTGGGAGATCAAGGAGGACCTCGACCACGACGTCGACATCGTCGTCGAGGCGGGCGAGACCCCGGCCGAGCCGACCACGGTCGTCGACTGGTCCGAGGGCGCGCCCGAGGTGCTCCGCCGCGGCGCCGGGGATCCCGACCGGTTCTGA
- a CDS encoding DUF6542 domain-containing protein, which translates to MSSAAHQCSKTLWEEGRRPGQEVASLTVALLLTATVLDLLLSDGLGLFFDLAFVSLCVGAALTVRPRDFFVIGVLPPLAMALVVLLLAVSDRASIARPDDGLAQAAISGLSRHGLALAFGYAACLGLLAMRRSFVERHPR; encoded by the coding sequence GTGAGCAGCGCGGCGCACCAGTGCTCCAAGACCCTGTGGGAGGAGGGGCGTCGTCCCGGCCAGGAGGTCGCCTCCCTGACCGTCGCGCTGCTGCTCACCGCGACCGTGCTCGACCTGCTGCTCTCCGACGGGCTGGGCCTGTTCTTCGACCTGGCGTTCGTGTCGCTGTGCGTGGGCGCCGCGCTCACCGTGCGCCCCCGCGACTTCTTCGTGATCGGCGTGCTGCCGCCGCTGGCGATGGCGCTCGTCGTCCTGCTCCTCGCCGTCAGCGACCGGGCCAGCATCGCCCGCCCGGACGACGGTCTCGCGCAGGCCGCGATCTCCGGGCTCTCCCGGCACGGCCTCGCCCTGGCGTTCGGGTACGCCGCCTGCCTGGGCCTGCTGGCGATGCGGCGCTCCTTCGTCGAGCGCCACCCGCGCTGA
- a CDS encoding ROK family protein gives MSWRSPTSRSPRERIKLDRADSRRHHRSMLLQELFAAGPASRADLARSSGLTRVTVSDLVAELLAEGLVEELGTPTESRVGKPPTLVGLVADAKHVVAIDLSVDDQIAGAVLTLEGQVVLRDARPREGRIGANAVALVREFAADLIARSSRPLLGVAVATPGVVTPEGVVLDAPNLGWHDLHLADDLAAALDLPVYVANDANTAVMGEFVFGSRGEGGLLLLRLSTGLGAGLVLGGALLHGQGGAAGEIGHVQVDPDGPLCGCGRPGCLETYLAVPRLRRELADASADRADAVLADAGARLGQALAPVVATLNLGEVVLSGPADLVEPLARVAEQAVRDRVMPVSAQQFVVRTSSLGDDGVLAGATGVVLAGELGVS, from the coding sequence ATGTCCTGGCGCAGCCCGACCTCCCGGTCGCCCCGAGAGCGGATCAAGCTCGACCGTGCCGACTCCCGTCGCCACCACCGCTCGATGCTGCTCCAGGAGCTCTTCGCGGCGGGCCCGGCCAGCCGGGCCGACCTCGCCCGCAGCAGCGGCCTGACCCGGGTCACCGTCTCCGACCTGGTCGCGGAGCTGCTCGCCGAGGGCCTGGTCGAGGAGCTGGGTACGCCGACCGAGAGCCGCGTGGGCAAGCCGCCGACGCTCGTGGGACTGGTCGCCGACGCCAAGCACGTCGTCGCCATCGACCTCTCCGTCGACGACCAGATCGCCGGGGCCGTGCTCACCCTCGAGGGGCAGGTCGTGCTCCGCGACGCCCGCCCGCGGGAGGGCCGGATCGGGGCGAACGCGGTGGCGCTGGTGCGGGAGTTCGCGGCGGACCTGATCGCGCGCAGCAGCCGCCCGCTGCTCGGCGTCGCCGTCGCGACCCCGGGCGTCGTCACGCCCGAGGGCGTCGTCCTCGACGCGCCCAACCTGGGCTGGCACGACCTCCACCTCGCCGACGACCTGGCCGCCGCGCTCGACCTGCCGGTCTACGTCGCCAACGACGCCAACACCGCGGTGATGGGGGAGTTCGTCTTCGGCAGCCGGGGCGAGGGCGGCCTGCTGCTGCTCCGGCTCAGCACCGGTCTCGGCGCCGGGCTGGTGCTGGGCGGCGCGCTCCTGCACGGGCAGGGCGGGGCCGCCGGCGAGATCGGCCACGTCCAGGTCGACCCCGACGGTCCCCTCTGCGGCTGCGGCCGGCCGGGCTGCCTGGAGACCTACCTGGCGGTGCCGCGGCTGCGGCGCGAGCTCGCCGACGCGTCCGCGGACCGGGCCGATGCCGTGCTCGCCGACGCCGGCGCCCGGCTCGGGCAGGCGCTCGCGCCGGTCGTCGCCACGCTCAACCTCGGCGAGGTGGTGCTCAGCGGACCGGCCGACCTGGTCGAGCCGCTGGCCCGCGTGGCCGAGCAGGCGGTCCGGGACCGGGTGATGCCGGTCTCGGCCCAGCAATTCGTCGTCCGTACGTCGTCCCTGGGCGACGACGGCGTGCTCGCCGGAGCCACGGGCGTGGTGCTCGCCGGCGAGCTGGGGGTGTCCTGA
- a CDS encoding ROK family protein: MSGVLMGLDIGATKILGVVASADGEVLASLRVASPTGGDQVVAVAAEVVEKLRASAGAEGGVIGVGIPGLVDVVHGTVRHAVNLGVADGYPFSDRLAAATGARVVLDNDANAAALGAAAALGVDDLGYLSLGTGLAAALVLDGRLRRGSRNAAGEIGHIPVDPGGPRCECGQVGCLETVASGSAVAALWPGDGRPAAQALFDAAAAGSAEAVAVRDRFAARVADAVRLVALTVDPAVVVLGGGVAQVGERLRGAVAHALAEQAAASPFLRSLDLPGRLRLAPLDVPVAALGAALLGRASS; the protein is encoded by the coding sequence GTGAGCGGCGTGCTCATGGGACTGGACATCGGGGCGACCAAGATCCTCGGCGTCGTCGCGTCGGCGGACGGCGAGGTGCTGGCGTCGCTGCGGGTGGCGAGCCCGACCGGTGGCGACCAGGTGGTCGCCGTGGCCGCCGAGGTGGTCGAGAAGCTGCGGGCGTCCGCGGGCGCGGAGGGCGGGGTGATCGGGGTCGGGATCCCGGGCCTGGTGGACGTCGTGCACGGGACGGTCCGGCACGCGGTGAACCTCGGCGTGGCCGACGGGTACCCGTTCAGCGACCGGCTCGCCGCCGCGACCGGCGCCCGGGTGGTGCTCGACAACGACGCCAACGCCGCCGCACTCGGGGCGGCGGCGGCGCTGGGGGTGGACGACCTCGGGTACCTCAGCCTCGGCACCGGCCTCGCCGCCGCGCTCGTCCTCGACGGCCGGCTGCGGCGCGGGTCCCGCAACGCCGCGGGGGAGATCGGGCACATCCCGGTCGACCCGGGCGGACCACGCTGCGAGTGCGGGCAGGTCGGCTGCCTGGAGACGGTGGCGTCGGGGTCCGCGGTCGCGGCGCTCTGGCCCGGCGACGGGCGGCCGGCGGCGCAGGCCCTCTTCGACGCGGCGGCCGCGGGCTCGGCCGAGGCGGTGGCAGTGCGGGACCGCTTCGCGGCGCGGGTCGCGGACGCCGTCCGGCTGGTGGCGCTGACCGTCGACCCGGCCGTCGTGGTCCTCGGCGGCGGGGTCGCGCAGGTGGGGGAGCGGCTGCGGGGCGCGGTCGCGCACGCGCTGGCCGAGCAGGCCGCGGCATCGCCCTTCCTCCGCTCGCTGGACCTGCCCGGCCGGCTGCGGCTGGCGCCGCTCGACGTACCGGTGGCGGCGCTGGGCGCGGCCCTGTTGGGGAGGGCGTCGTCGTGA
- a CDS encoding carbohydrate ABC transporter permease: MARRTPTPVRIGADLIGIVVLLACVFPVYWMVSRSFLPRNRIKGEEPVLFPWHGTLDNYRKILGNGGFGDAMVTSLSVTLLTVVVALLFAFLAAVAVSRFRSRGRRTFILTLLLIQMIPAEALFISQYKMLDGMGLLNSVIGLTLVYVAGVLPFTVWTLRGFVDGVPRELEEAAMMDGCSRTGAFFRVTLPLLAPGLVATGVFGFIQAWNEFTLAVVVMTDPASKTLPVWLVAFTDARSRGVDWGAIMASSTLITIPVIVFFLLVQRRMVTGLTAGAVKG, encoded by the coding sequence ATGGCCCGTCGCACTCCCACTCCGGTGCGGATCGGCGCCGACCTGATCGGCATCGTGGTCCTGCTCGCCTGCGTGTTCCCGGTCTACTGGATGGTCAGCCGGTCCTTCCTGCCGCGCAACCGGATCAAGGGCGAGGAGCCGGTGCTGTTCCCGTGGCACGGCACCCTCGACAACTACCGCAAGATCCTCGGCAACGGCGGCTTCGGCGACGCGATGGTCACCAGCCTCAGCGTCACCCTGCTCACGGTGGTCGTGGCGCTCCTGTTCGCCTTCCTGGCGGCGGTGGCGGTGAGCCGGTTCCGGTCCCGCGGTCGGCGTACCTTCATCCTGACCCTGCTGCTCATCCAGATGATCCCGGCGGAGGCGCTGTTCATCAGCCAGTACAAGATGCTCGACGGGATGGGCCTGCTCAACTCGGTCATCGGCCTGACCCTCGTGTACGTCGCCGGCGTGCTGCCGTTCACCGTGTGGACCCTGCGCGGGTTCGTCGACGGGGTCCCGCGCGAGCTCGAGGAGGCGGCGATGATGGACGGCTGCTCGCGAACGGGGGCATTCTTCCGGGTCACCCTGCCGCTGCTCGCGCCGGGCCTGGTCGCCACCGGGGTCTTCGGATTCATCCAGGCGTGGAACGAGTTCACGCTCGCGGTGGTCGTGATGACCGACCCGGCCAGCAAGACGCTGCCGGTGTGGCTGGTGGCGTTCACCGACGCGCGCAGCCGAGGTGTCGACTGGGGCGCGATCATGGCGTCGTCGACGCTGATCACCATCCCGGTGATCGTGTTCTTCCTCCTCGTCCAGCGCCGGATGGTGACCGGCCTGACCGCGGGTGCGGTGAAGGGATGA
- a CDS encoding carbohydrate ABC transporter permease, which produces MTRRAAVRRQGLPLGLVLPAAALLALALGYPLVRQVVLSLQEFGLAQQFGQPPEWIGLGNYRDLLTDSGLWVVVLRTIAFCFVNAGLTFGIGLGLALLMARMSRPVRILAQCGLLLAWAMPVVAAMTVWQFLFDTEYGVVNWLLTQAGGDFQGHGWLLDPWSFFLVATIVVVWMSVPFVVFTLYAALTQVPEDVLEAAEIDGAGRWQRFVHVVLPAIRPVLLVVVLLQVIWDLRVFTQIYTLQKAGGVSKDTNLLGTYIYTLGIKGGDFGTAAAAAMFMLALTVVLTAPYIRLMIKQEED; this is translated from the coding sequence ATGACCCGCCGCGCCGCCGTACGCCGCCAGGGCCTGCCGCTCGGCCTGGTGCTGCCCGCGGCTGCGCTGCTGGCGCTGGCCCTGGGCTATCCGCTCGTCCGGCAGGTGGTGCTGTCGCTGCAGGAGTTCGGGCTCGCCCAGCAGTTCGGGCAGCCGCCGGAGTGGATCGGGCTCGGCAACTACCGCGACCTGCTCACCGACAGCGGGCTGTGGGTCGTGGTGCTGCGGACCATCGCGTTCTGCTTCGTCAACGCCGGGCTGACCTTCGGGATCGGGCTCGGACTGGCGCTGCTGATGGCCCGGATGAGCCGCCCGGTGCGGATCCTCGCGCAGTGCGGGCTGCTGCTCGCGTGGGCGATGCCGGTGGTGGCGGCGATGACGGTGTGGCAGTTCCTCTTCGACACCGAGTACGGCGTCGTGAACTGGCTGCTGACCCAGGCCGGCGGCGACTTCCAGGGGCACGGCTGGCTGCTCGACCCGTGGTCGTTCTTCCTGGTGGCCACCATCGTCGTGGTCTGGATGAGCGTTCCGTTCGTGGTGTTCACCCTGTACGCCGCGCTCACCCAGGTCCCCGAGGACGTGCTGGAGGCGGCCGAGATCGACGGGGCGGGGCGGTGGCAGCGGTTCGTGCACGTCGTACTGCCGGCGATCCGGCCGGTGCTGCTCGTGGTGGTGCTGCTCCAGGTGATCTGGGACCTGCGGGTGTTCACGCAGATCTACACGCTCCAGAAGGCCGGCGGCGTCAGCAAGGACACCAACCTGCTCGGCACCTACATCTACACGCTCGGGATCAAGGGCGGCGACTTCGGCACGGCGGCCGCCGCCGCGATGTTCATGCTGGCGCTCACGGTGGTCCTCACCGCGCCGTACATCCGGCTGATGATCAAGCAGGAGGAGGACTGA
- a CDS encoding N-acetylglucosamine-6-phosphate deacetylase: MTSLRVVGGSVDVAIADGVVVAGGAGDAPVYDASGLHVLPGLVDLQVNGAAGIDLTLEPERLWEVAAALPEYGVTAFLPTIITSAPAARVSALAVLAAGPPPGWAGAWPLGLHFEGPMIATTRKGAHPADRLVPPSGDLVAGWSREAGVAMVTIAPELPGALDVVSALVARGVVVALGHTEASAEQMAAAVDRGARSVTHLGNAMPAPAGRAPGPVAAALADPRLVAGVIADGHHLHPTTLAAYARALGPDRLLAVTDCTAALGMPDGPARLGDQRVVVREGTVRLEDGTLAGSAASLPQCLRVLRSATGWSLAEVVGCGTSVAADLVGDSSRGRLVLGARGDLTLVDDGLNVVATVVGGRVLHQSQGGGR; the protein is encoded by the coding sequence GTGACCTCGCTGCGGGTGGTCGGGGGATCGGTGGACGTGGCGATCGCGGACGGTGTCGTGGTGGCCGGCGGCGCCGGGGACGCACCGGTGTACGACGCCAGCGGGCTGCACGTGCTGCCCGGACTCGTCGACCTGCAGGTCAACGGCGCGGCCGGCATCGACCTGACCCTCGAGCCGGAGCGGCTGTGGGAGGTGGCGGCGGCGCTGCCGGAGTACGGCGTGACGGCGTTCCTGCCGACGATCATCACCTCCGCGCCCGCGGCGCGGGTCTCGGCGCTGGCTGTGTTGGCGGCGGGCCCGCCGCCGGGCTGGGCGGGCGCCTGGCCGCTCGGCCTGCACTTCGAGGGGCCGATGATCGCGACCACGCGCAAGGGGGCGCACCCTGCCGACCGGCTGGTCCCGCCTTCCGGGGACCTGGTGGCGGGGTGGTCACGGGAGGCCGGCGTCGCGATGGTGACCATCGCGCCCGAGCTGCCGGGGGCGCTGGACGTCGTGTCGGCCCTGGTCGCCCGGGGCGTGGTCGTCGCGCTGGGTCACACCGAGGCGAGCGCCGAGCAGATGGCCGCCGCGGTCGACCGTGGCGCCCGGTCAGTGACGCACCTGGGCAATGCCATGCCCGCGCCGGCCGGCCGCGCCCCCGGGCCCGTGGCCGCCGCGCTGGCCGACCCCCGGCTGGTGGCCGGCGTGATCGCGGACGGCCACCACCTGCACCCCACGACGCTCGCGGCCTACGCCCGCGCACTCGGCCCCGACCGGCTGCTCGCGGTGACCGACTGCACCGCCGCACTCGGCATGCCGGACGGCCCGGCGCGGCTGGGGGACCAGCGCGTCGTCGTACGGGAGGGGACGGTGCGACTCGAGGACGGCACCCTCGCCGGCTCAGCGGCGTCCCTGCCGCAGTGCCTGCGGGTGCTGCGGTCCGCGACCGGCTGGTCGCTCGCCGAGGTGGTCGGCTGCGGTACGTCGGTCGCCGCCGATCTCGTCGGCGACTCCTCCCGCGGGCGGCTGGTCCTCGGCGCGCGCGGCGACCTGACCCTCGTGGACGACGGCCTGAACGTGGTCGCGACCGTCGTCGGCGGCCGGGTGCTCCACCAGTCGCAGGGAGGTGGGCGCTGA